Genomic DNA from Carnobacterium gallinarum DSM 4847:
ATAAGCTTTTATTCGATACTGCTAAACGAATTGAAGGCTTGCCACGACATGTTTCGACTCATGCGGCGGGTGTTGTTATTAGTGATCGACCTTTGGTATCGTTAATTCCTTTACAAGAAGGTAGCAACGATATTCATTTGACCCAATATGCTATGGGAAATGTGGAAGAGATTGGACTATTAAAAATGGATTTTTTAGGACTGAGAAATCTGCAAATTTTAGATAATGCACTTCAATTAGTGAAACGTGAAAATGGTGAAATAGTTGATATTCATAGTATTCCAATGGATGATCAGACAACTTTGGAAATTTTTAGAAAGGCAGATACATCGGGTGTCTTTCAGTTTGAATCAACCGGTATTAAAAATGTCTTACGCAAATTAGGACCAACTTCTATTGAAGATGTCGCCGCAGTTAATGCTTTGTATCGTCCAGGTCCAATGGAGCAAATTGATTTATTTATTGACCGTAAAAAAGGAATTGTACCCATTGACTATCCAGATGATAGTTTGAAAGACATTCTAGGAATTACTTATGGAGTCATGGTGTATCAAGAACAGGTTATGCAAGTTGCGTCAAAAATGGGTGGTTTCACATTAGGTCAAGCGGATATTTTACGACGGGCTATGAGTAAGAAACAAAAAGATGTGATTGATCAAGAGCGGAAACATTTTGTCGAAGGTGCTTTAGCGCAGGGCTATACAAGTGACGTTGCGACAACCGTTTATTCTTATATAGAACGTTTTGCCAATTATGGTTTCAATCGAGCACATGCAGTGGGCTATTCATTTATTGCGTATCAACTGGCGTATTTGAAAGCTCATTATCCTCATGCTTTTTTTGCAGCATTGTTAAATTCAGCCATTAATAATCCAACGAAAATTAAAGAGTATTTATTGGAAGCGAAAAAACGGAAAATTGAAGTCTTGCCACCAAGTATTAATCAAAGCGGCTATGTCTTTTCCTTAAAAGCAGGGAAGATTCAATTTGGACTAAACAGCATCAAAGGACTTCGTCGTGATTTAATACAGGAGATTATTGAGTTTAGAAAAGCGCATGGTTCCTATCAAGATTTGGTTGCTTTTTTAAGAAGTTTAGATAATAAATGGCTCAAAGATGAGATTATTCGTCCTTTTATTTATGCTGGAGCATTTGATGAATTTGGCTATTCTAGAGGTGTGTTATTAGCTTCATTAGATGGCATTTTATCAAGTGTAAAATTCAGTGGCAATAATGTTCAACTTTTTGATGTGTTAGCACCCAAATATGAAACAAACGTAGCGGATATTTCGATAGATGAAAAGCTTGAATATGAAGAACAAGTTCTGGGGGCATATTTATCTGGTCATCCAATTGAAGGGTTTGAAAATCTGCGCTTTGTGAAGCAGGCAAGTTATATTATTGATTTACAAGCAGGAAAAAATGACCGATTTATTGGTTTGGTTAAAAATATTCGGAAAATTAGAACAAAAAAAGGCGAGCAAATGGCTTTTGTTCAAGTCAATGATCAATCTGGCGAATGTTCTTTAACGTTGTTTCCGCAAAAACTACGTCAATATGGACGCTTAATTGAGAAAAACAAGATTCTTTATATAGAAGGAAAAGTTGAAGAAGGCCAGCAAGAAGAGAAGCAAGTATTGATTAATCATATTGCGGATGCCACTTTATTGGGGCAAGAAAGTAGTAAGGATAAATGCTTTATTCGGATTCAACCAGAATTAGATGCACCTGATAAATTAAAAGAAATGAACCAAATGATGCAAAACTATGCAGGAAATGTACCAGTCATTTTATTCTATGTAAAAACAAATCGTAAAATTGTCGTGAATGAATCTGGTTGGGTTGACGGTTCGGCAGAATTTGTAACAGAATTAGAAAAATTATTAGGAAAGGGCAATATTATTATTCAAAAAGGGAACTAAATTTAGTTGAAATTAGGTAAATTGCACAAATACGCTTCTTTTTTTGCAAATTCGCCATTTTGAAAAGACAATTGCTAGGAAAAGTGTTAAAATAGCCATGTGAGCTTTTTACTGTGTTATTGTTCCTTTTCAGAATAATAGCTTGGAAAAAGGTTTAGGGAAGACATAAAGATTATTTTTATTCAGTTAAAAGTAATTTCTATGATAATAATTCTATGAGGTGAGAGGTATATGAAACGTATCGCTGTTCTAACAAGTGGCGGAGACGCTCCAGGTATGAATGCTGCCGTTCGCGCAGTTGTTCGTAAAGGAATTTACGAAGGTATGGAAGTTTATGGCATCAACTACGGTTTTGCCGGCTTAGTTGCTGGAGATATTCGTAAACTATCAATTAGTGATGTAGGGGATATGATCCAACGAGGAGGAACATTCCTATATTCTGCACGTTATCCTGAATTTGCCACTGAGGAAGGCCAATTAAAAGGAATCGAGCAATTGAAAAAATTTGGTATTGAAGGCTTAGTTGTTATTGGTGGAGATGGTTCTTACCATGGTGCAATGGCTTTAACAAAACATGGTTATCCAGCTGTTGGTTTGCCAGGAACAATCGATAATGATATTCCCGGAACTGATTTTTGTATTGGTTTTGATACAGCAATCAACACAGTATTGGAATCCATTGATAGAATTCGTGATACTGCAACAAGTCATGTTCGTACATTCATTATTGAAGTAATGGGACGTGACGCAGGAGATATCGCTCTTTGGGCTGGTATCGCTGGTGGTGCAGAACAAATTATTATTCCAGAAAAAGATTTTGATATGGCAGAAGTTGCTGAAACAATCCAAAAAGGCCGTGACCGTGGTAAAAAACATAGTTTAATTGTGGTTGCTGAAGGTGTAATGGGTGGCAATGAATTTGCTGAAGAATTAGCGAAACATGGTGATTATCATGCACGTGTAACAGTTTTAGGACATGTTCAACGTGGTGGCGCACCATCAGCTCGTGACCGTGTGCTTGCTAGTACATTTGGTGCACATGCTGTTGATTTGTTAAAAGAAGGTAAAGGCGGTTTGTGTGTAGGTATCCGTGATAACAAGATTGTTGAAAACAATATTGTGGAAACACTTGAAAAAGGCAAACACGTAGCAGACTTATCTTTATACCAATTAAACAAAGAAATTTCTTATTAAGATCAGTTAGTACGATCGAGCTTAAACCTTTATGGTAAAAAATATATTTTTGGGAGAGATTATAAAAAATGAAAAAAACGAAAATTGTATGTACAATTGGTCCAGCAAGTGAATCAGTAGAAACTCTAGTGAAATTGATCGAAGCTGGAATGAACGTTTGTCGTTTAAACTTTTCACATGGTGACTTTGAAGAGCATGGTGCGCGTATTAAAAATATCCGTGAAGCATCAAAAATCACTGGTAAAATGGTTGCCTTATTATTAGATACAAAAGGTCCAGAAATCCGTACCCATGATATGAAAGATGGCAAAATCGAATTTACAACTGGCGATGTTGTCCGTTTATCAATGAAACAAATCGAAGGAACAAAAGAAAAATTCTCTATCTCTTACCCAGAATTAATCAATGATGTAAATCCAGGATCACACATTCTTTTAGATGATGGTTTAATTGATCTAGAAGTTACGGATATTGACCGTGACGCTAATGAAATCGTAACTGTTGTTAAAAACTCTGGTATCTTGAAAAATAAAAAAGGTGTTAACGTACCAAACGTATCTATTAACTTACCAGGAATCACTGAAAAAGATGCGGCAGATATTGCTTTCGGAATTGAAAATGATATTGATTATATCGCAGCTAGTTTCGTTCGTCGCGCAAGTGATGTTTTAGAAATTACTGAAATTTTAGAAAAACACAATGCAACGCATATCCAAATCATTCCTAAAATCGAAAACCAAGAGGGTGTTGATAATATCGACGAAATCTTGAAGATTTCTGATGGTTTAATGGTTGCTCGTGGAGATTTAGGTGTTGAGATTCCTACTGAAGATGTTCCTATCGTTCAAAAATCTTTAATCAGAAAATGTAACGAATTAGGTAAACCAGTAATTACTGCAACTCAAATGTTAGATTCTATGCAAAAAAATCCTCGTCCAACTCGCGCTGAAGCAAGTGACGTGGCAAACGCGATCTTTGATGGAACAGATGCAATCATGCTTTCTGGTGAAACAGCTGCTGGGGATTACCCTGTTGAAGCCGTTCAAACAATGAACAGCATTGCTATCCGTACGGAAGAAGCTTTAGTAAATCAAGATGCATTTGCATTGAAAGCATTCAGCAAAACAGATATGACAGAAGCAATTGGTCAATCAGTTGGTCATACTGCACGTAACTTAGGAATTCAAACAATCGTAGCTGCGACTGAATCAGGTCACACTGCACGTATGATTTCTAAATACCGTCCAAAATCTCATATCGTTGCAATCACATTTACAGAACGTCAAATGCGTGGTTTAGCACTTTCATGGGGAGTTTATCCTCAAGTAGCTGAAAAACCTAACTCAACTGATGATATGTTTAACTTAGCAACTCGTGTTTCTCAAGAAACTGGTTTTGCTAAAGAAGGCGATTTAATCATCATCACTGCTGGTGTTCCAGTTGGTGAACGTGGAACAACAAACTTAATGAAGATTCAATTAATTGGTTCTAAATTAGTTAGTGGACACGGAATCGGTAGAACTTCTGTAATTGGTAAAGCAATTGTTGCTAAAGATGCTGCAGAAGCAAATGCAAATGCTGTTGAAGGTGGAATTCTTGTAGTTCCTACAACAGATAAAGATTATCTTCCAGCTATCGAAAAATCAGCAGCACTTGTTGTTGAAGATGGCGGTTTAACTAGCCACGCAGCAGTTGTTGGAATTGCTATGGGAATTCCTGTAATTGTTGGTACAACAAATGCAACAACATTAATTCATGATGATGAATTAATTACGGTTGATTCTCGTCGTGGTATTGTATACCGTGGAGCTACAACAGCGATTTAATGATTATTCTAATGAGAAGACGACCTAAGCAATTTTGCTTAGGTCTTTTTTTTAATTATTTAATATTTTTTAAGTAGAAAAGTAACTTTACATCAGGAATCGAATAGATTACAATTGTTTTATATAGACTAAATTGTGGAGGTTGCGATGATGCAGGAAGAAGATTCAAAAAAAGTGAACTGGAGCAAATACTTACCGATGATTTATGTTGCTATGTCGCTGATGGCACTGGTTGTTATTGGTATGAATTTATACTATGATATTTATTTTTCTACAAGTATAAATTGGCTGAAATTAATTATTCCAGTAGTTAGCCTATTATTTTTTGTCTATTGCTTGATTGGTGAAAGAAAGTCTAAAAAAATAAAATGAAAAGCGTATTAAGACAAAACCACTCCTTTTAATAGTGAGAGAGGTTTTGTTTTTTTGATTTAAAGTTAAGATTTTCTTTAAATGACAGGATTTACTTCATTCGCTTCACTATTTTAGTATAATAGTGAAGTAAACGGAAGAATTCATTGTGAAATGAATTCCATTTTTGAAAGAAGGCAAATGGTTTGGATTATACGATATTAATTGTAGAAAATGATATGGAAATTAGTGAACTGGTTTCAGAATCATTATTTAAAGAAGGCTATCACATAAAATTAGCTAGCGATATTGAAACAGCATTGCTTGAATTTAAACACCAAATCCCAGATTTAATTGTATTAGATATAAGGATTCCAAAACAAGGTGGGGTTTATTTCTTGAAAAAAATCCGAGAAATAAGTAACATTCCAGTCCTATTAATGAGTTCAAAAAAAGATTGTAGAGATCAAAATTATACATTTGATATTGGCGAAAGTAGATGGCTTGAAAAGCCATTTTCCACTCACCAATTACTTAGTCATGTGAAAAAATTATTAAATAAATATTATAAAAACAGAGAAAAAATTATAAAAACAGAACAAGTTATTGGAGAATTACAACTAGATTTTAATAATTATGTTGTGATAAAAAATGGACGAAATTTAAATCTTACCTTAACAGAATTTAAAATATTCGTGTTATTTATATCGTTTCCAGATCAAATTTTTACTAAAGCACAAATCTATCAACAAGTTTGGCAAGAAGAATATTTTGGAGATGAAAATGTTATCAATGTGCATATTCGTCGCTTGAGAGAAAAAATTGAAAATGTTCCATCTAAGCCACAATATATTAAAACTATTTGGGGAGTTGGTTACAAGTTAGGCGATATTGAGTAACTATAAAGATAATTAAGGTTTATAAGTAACAAAAGAATGGTGTGAAACAAACTAAAAATGAACACCTGTTTTTATAATTGAATTAATTCTTAGAGAATACTTAGTTCTTGGTGTTTTCTCTTTTATTCTGCTGGTTTTTTAGTTAAAATAAGTAAGGAGAAGAAGGGGCGAATGTTTATGTTTGAAAGTTGGCTTTTTTTAGCAATTATTTTAGGAATTGGTATAGTAGCAAAAAATCAATCTTTGATCATTGCGACGGCAGTTGTATTAGTATTAAAATTAATTCCACAAACAGATAAATGGATGGAAGCGATCCAAACGAAAGGGATCAATTGGGGTGTAACAGTGATTACGATTTCCATTCTAATTCCGATTGCTACTGGTCAGATTGGCTTTAGAGAACTGTTAAATGCTTTCAAATCACCTTTAGGTTGGATTGCGGTTATTTGTGGTGTGGGTGTTTCTTTATTGTCTAGTAAAGGGGTTGGATTGTTGGCGGCTAGTCCTGAAGTAACTGTGGCGCTAGTCTTTGGTACAATTATGGGAGTTGTTCTTTTTAAAGGTGTAGCAGCAGGTCCAGTAATTGCAGCAGGCCTAACTTACTGCATTTTACAAGTCCTACAAATTAGTCCAAAATGAAAATTGATAGGCAAACTGGTGTTTCTAGGCTATAATAAAAACAGATGAAAAACGGAGGCACAAAAAAATGAATGAATCTTTAGGTAGAATTGTTACTGGAATGGTAACAGATGAAAATGATAAGGCGTATTTTATCCAGAAGGATGGTGTAACATACCGCTTAAAGAAAACTGAAAAAATGAATTATCAATTAGGCGATACAGTTGAAGGTTTTGCTTATGTTGCTATGAATAAAGACTTTATGATGACGCAAGAAATCCCAAAAGTTCGAGTAGGTCATTATGCTTGGGGAACTGTTATTGAAACAAGAAAAGACTTAGGTGTATTTGTTGATATTGGTTTACCTGATAAAGAAATGGTTGTTTCATTGGATGAACTTCCAACTGAGAAACGTTTATGGCCTAAAAAAGGCGATCAATTAATGATTGCGATTCAAGTCGATCAAAAAGATCGTATGTGGGGTACATTAGCTGAAGAATCAATTTTTCAGTCAATGGCTCGTAAAGGTGAACTTGAAGAGTTGAATAATAAAAATATTGTTGGAACAGCATTTCGTTTGAAACTTGTAGGTACGTATATTCTTACAGAAGACAATTATCTAGGCTTTATTCATCCGTCAGAACGTAAAGATGAACCAAGATTAGGTGAAGTAGTCAATGGACGTGTGATTGGTGTTCGACCAGATGGCTTATTGAATATTTCTTTAATGCCAAGAGCTTTTGAAGCAATTGGTGACGATGCGGGGATGTTATTAGCTATTTTAGAGCGAACTCAAACAGGTAGTTTCCCGTATACAGATAAAAGTGATCCACAAGCAATCCAAGAACGATTTGGTATTAGCAAAGGGCAATTTAAGCGAGCTTTAGGAAATCTAATGAAGCAACGTAGAATTGTTCAACAAAATGGAGAAACAATTTTAGTTGAAGCACTAAATGAGAATGAAGATTAGGATTTTATTCAAAAACTGTGTTATAATAGAAGAAACTCATTGCAGTTAGATTGTAATTTATATAAACTGGAATAGATAGAGTTTGTACTAATTATAAATAAGTGAGGCTATTATAGTGAAAACAACTGAATCTCCCCTATTAAAAATTAAAAATCAATTGCATTCAGCAGGTTTTAAATTAACCCCTCAACGTGAGGCAACAGTTGCTGTTTTGCTAGAAAATGAAAAAGATCATTTAAGTGCTGAAGAAGTGTATATGTTAGTAAAAGACAAAAGTCCAGATATTGGTTTAGCAACAGTATATCGGACATTGGAAATTCTAACAGAGCTGAATATCGTCAATAAGATTAGCTTTAATGATGGATTGGCGCGTTATGATGTACGTAAAGAAGGTGCTAAGCATTTCCATCATCATTTGTTATGTATTGAATGTGGCAATATTGAGGAAGTTCACGATGATTTATTAGAAGACATTGAACGTGTTGTAGAAAGTCGCTTTCATTTTATTGTCAAAGACCATCGTTTAACTTTTCATGGTGTTTGCGAAAATTGTCAGCAAAAAAACAGTACTGCCAATCAAACGAAAGAATCAAACAAATAGGAAAGGAGTATTGATCATGTTAGTTAGTGTTCAGTACTTCTTTTTTGTGATTTATTTTAAATTGTAGGGAGTGAAATGAATAATGGAAGAGGATTTACAAGAGTATTTGCGTTTTTTAACAATTGAGCGAGGTCTTTCAAAGAACACTGTTGAAAGTTACCATCGAGACTTGGCACATTATTTAACTTACTTACAGGAAAATGAAATTGCTAATTGGAATCAAATTGATCGTTATTTTGTTTTGAGCTTTTTACAACAATTAAAGGATGAACAAAAAGCAGCAGGTACCATTATTCGGATGGTATCAAGTTTAAGAAAATTTCATCAATTCTTAAAGCAAGAGCGCTTAAGTGAGGTGGATCCAATGTTGCATATCGATACACCAAAAAAGGCTCAAACATTGCCTAAAATTTTATCAATGAAGGAAGTTGAACAATTAATTGAAACACCGGATGATAATACAACTTTGGGTTTGAGAGATCGGGCGATGCTAGAGGTCATGTATGCAACGGGTTTACGAGTGACAGAGTTAATTGAACTAAAATTAACAGATTTACATCTATCTTTAGGACTGATTCAGACTATTGGTAAAGGGGATAAGGAACGGATTATCCCTTTAGGTGATTTAGCAATTAAGTGGATAGAAAACTATTTAAAATATAGCCGTACTAAACTAGAAAAGCCTGGAAAACGGGTCCCTTATCTATTTTTAAATCATCATGGGAGAGGGTTTACTAGGCAAGGCATTTGGAAGAATTTAAAACAGCTAGTGAAACAAGCCGGAATTGAAAAAGATGTCACACCCCATACATTGCGTCATTCGTTTGCTACCCATTTATTAGAAAATGGTGCGGATTTACGGGTAGTTCAAGAATTATTAGGACATGCTGATATTTCCACCACGCAAATTTACACGCACATTACAAAACAACGAATGACCCAAGTCTATAAAGCGTATCATCCTCGAGCCTAATTCTTAGTTTATGAGGATTTTCCTAGCTTTATAAGGTAGATTTTACTATAATATAGGAGAAGTTCAAATCGCTTTCAACAAAAACAAAGTGAAGTGAACTCGCTTCAACCGTAGTCACAATGGATTGATATTTAGGAGGATGAGAAAATGTTATTTAAAAGAGTACATTTAATCGTAATGGATTCAGTAGGGATTGGGGAATCCCCTGATGCAGCGCAATTTGGTGATCTAGGAAGTGATACATTAGGTCATATCGCTGAAGTAGCAGGTTTAACGATTCCTCACTTAGAACAATTAGGTTTAGGCGATATTCGTCCTTTAAAAGGTGTTCAAGAAGTTAAAGATAATCAAGGGTATTATACTAAATTAGAAGAAGTTTCAGTTGGTAAAGACACTATGACAGGGCATTGGGAAATTATGGGATTAAATATCCAAACTCCCTTCCGCGTTTTTCCAGATGGATTTCCAACAGAACTATTAAAAAAAATTGAAGATTTTTCTGGACGTAAAGTAGTCTGTAATAAACCCTATAGTGGTACAGCAGTCATTGATGATTTCGGTGAACATCAAATGAAAACTGGTGATTTAATTGTTTATACATCCGCTGATCCAGTACTACAAATTGCAGCACACGAAGAAATTATTCCATTAGAAGAATTGTATCGAATTTGTCAATATGTTCGTGATATTACTTTAGAAGATCCATATATGATTGGACGTATTATTGCTCGACCTTATTTAGGAACTCCAGGTAATTTTAAAAGAACAAGCAATCGTCATGATTATGCATTAAATCCATTTGGTAAAACGGTTTTAAATGAACTAAAAGATGCGGGTAAGGATGTTATTGCAATTGGAAAAATCAATGATATATACAATGGTGAGGGTATTACTGAAGCAATTCGTACGAAAAGCAACATGGACGGTGTCGATCAACTACTAAAAGTAATGAAGCAAGATTTTAATGGATTAAGTTTTTTGAATTTAGTTGATTTCGACGCGCTTTACGGCCACCGTCGTGATGTTAAAGGATATGCAGAAGCAATTGAAGCTTTTGACCAACGTTTGCCAGAAATTTTAGCTGCGCTAAATGAAGATGATTTAGTGTTAATTACAGCAGATCACGGCAATGATCCAACTGCACCTGGAACAGATCATACTCGTGAGTATGTTCCACTATTAGCTTATTCACCAGGTATGAAGAGTCATGGTCCTTTGACTCAAGGTCATTATGCAGATATTGGTGCAACAATTGCAGAAAACTTTGCAGTTAAAGATACTGGATTCGGAACAAGCTTTTTAGCAGAACTAAACTAAAGGAGAGTAATCATGACACTTACATTACAAGAAAAAATTACAGAAGCGACTGATTTTATTAAAGCACAAGGAATTGGTGAAATTGAATTTGGCTTAATCCTTGGTTCAGGTCTAGGCGAATTAGGTGATGAAGTTGAGGATGCAATTGCAATCAAATATGATGGAATTCCATATTTCCCTGTGTCAACAGTAGAAGGGCATGCAGGACAACTTGTCTATGGAACACTTGGTGAAAAGAAAGTCTTGGCAATGCAAGGTCGTTTCCATTATTATGAAGGCTATTCTCTAGAAGAAGTTACGTTTCCAATTCGTGTGATGAAAGCTTTAGGCATTCATTCGGTCATTGTGACTAATGCAGCTGGTGGAATCAACACGAGCTTTAGCCAAGGTGAGCTAATGATGATTACCGATCATATTAATTATACAGGTGTAAATCCACTAATTGGCCCAAATGACTCAACAATGGGACCTCGCTTTACAGATATGAGTCAAGCATATGATGTAGCTTATCAAGCAATCGTTCGTGATGTAGCTAAAAAAATGGATTTAGATTTAAAAGAAGGCGTGTATATTGGTTATACAGGACCAACCTATGAAACACCTGCTGAAATTCGGATGTCACGGGTAATGGGAGCAGATGCTGTTGGAATGTCAACCGTTCCTGAAGTTATCGTGGCAGCCCATGCCGGCTTACGAGTAATTGGCGTTTCGTGTATAACAAACTTGGCAGCGGGAATGCAAGCTACCTTAAATCACGCAGAAGTTGTTGAAACAACAGAACGAGTAAAAGGCACGTTTAAAGCATTGATAAAAAACGTTTTGCAAGCTGTTTAATTGATTATTTTATTGAAGGAAAAAACATTTTCTATTTTCATTTAATGGAAAGCATGTTACGATAAATTTATTGATTTTTACGGATAAGAAGAGTTACTTGATTTTAAAGTAACTCTTCTTATTCCAATTTGAAAGTCAAGTGGATACTTAGCAATAGGGGAAAAGTAAAAAAATACTAATTGAATGATTAATTTATAACAAGGATCCGAGGTTAGATTCCCATTTGAATCGCCGTTGTGGCATTGAGAATCTAGTAGGATTGTGGTAAAGTTAAGAATACAATTAGTGGGAATTGGAACGGGGGAAAGAAATGAATAACACTTTATTAACAGGGACTATGAAAGTAAATGAACAAAATCATTTAGAAATTGGTGGGGTTGATACCGTAACTTTAGTTGAAAAGCACGGTACACCTGTTTATGTCTATGATGTATTTCAAATAAAAGAAAAGGCGCGTGCTTTTAAAAATACCTTTGCTGTTAGAGGAATTAAAGCACAAGTAGCGTATGCTAGTAAAGCTTTTGCTTGTACGGCAATTTACCAATTAATGGCACAAGAGGGGCTTTCAGTGGATGTCGTTTCAGGTGGCGAGTTGTATACCGCTATTCATGCAGGATACCCAAAAGAAAAAATTCATTTTCATGGAAATAACAAAACAGAAAGTGAAATTGTAGATGCATTAAATTATGAAATTGGTTGTTTTGTAGTTGATAATTTCAATGAGTTAGATCTGCTGCAACACCATGCAGCGGAACGCAATCAAAAAGTTGCTATTTTACTTCGTGTAACGCCAGGTGTTGAAGCTCATACTCATGAGTATATTTCAACTGGACAAGAAGATTCCAAATTCGGTTTTGACTTATTAAATGGTCAAGCTGAAAAAGCAGTTGAAGTCGCTTTAGCATCTTCTCATTTAGATTTATTGGGACTCCATAGTCATATTGGTTCCCAAATTTTTGAAACCCAAGGCTTTTTAATGGCAATTGATAAATTATTAACAGAAGTTACAAAATGGCAAAAAACACAGTCATTTGATCTTAAAGTATTGAATTTGGGTGGTGGTTTTGGCATTCGTTATGTTGAGGGGGATCAACCGCTTCCTGTTTCAGAGTATGTCAATACCATTATTGATGAAGTGATTACTCAAACAACAAAATTCAATTTAGCTATGCCAGAGATTTGGATTGAACCTGGTCGAAGTATTGTAGGAGATGCTGGAATTACTCTTTATCAAACTGGTTCTGAAAAACAAGTTCCGGATGTACGCAACTATCTAGCCATTGACGGCGGAATGACAGATAATATTCGTCCGGCCTTATATGAAGCAGAATATACAGGAGTTCTAGCGAATCGTGCTAATGATATAGCGACAGAAACCTACTCTATTGCTGGAAAATGTTGTGAATCTGGAGATATGTTAATCTGGGATTTGCCTCTTCCTAAACGGGAACAAAATGATATTCTAGCAGTTTTTAGCACAGGCGCCTATGGATATTCAATGGCGAATAATTACAATCGGATTCCACGCCCTCCAGTTGTATTTGTGGAGAATGGAATAGATTATGTAGTTGTTGAAAGAGAGAGCTATGCGGATTTAATTAGTTTAGACCGTTCTCTACCTCAAGGCTAAAGGAAATTAGGAGGATATTTGATGTTAATCAATTATAAGAATGACTACGAAAAAATTATGATGGGGCTCTTGTCTTTTGTTCCTGATCTAAAAGATGTTTCTCGTCTGAAAGCAGAGATAGATTGGTATGAAGCAGACCCTAGTCGTAAGCTTTATTTGTGGAGTAATGAGGAATCAAATGATATTATTGGAATGCTAGGAATCGAAGATGGACTAGAAATGATTTTATTGCGTCATATTTCAATTAATCCATCTTTTCGTAAAGAAGGCATTAGCTATCAAATGTTGAATGAGTTAGATCAAAAATCAGCAGATAAAAAAATTATTGGAACACTAGAAACAGCTCCGATTATTGCGAAATGGGAGCAGCAAAAAAATAGCCCAGACCTAGAGGATTCTGAAGACTTAGATTAAGAAAGAGGTTGAATACAAAATGGCGGATATTAATGTCAAAATTGATGTTTTCGAAGGACCGCTTGATTTATTATTGCATTTAATCCAAAAACTAGAACTAGATATCTATGATATTCCCATGGCTGAAATCACAGCGCAATATCTAGCTTATCTTCATACCATGAAGGAGCTGGAGCTGGATATCGCCGGGGATTATTTAGTAATGGCAGCCAGTTTAATGGCGATTAAGAGTAAAATGTTATTGCCTAAGCAGGAGTTAGAAATTCCAGAAGATGAA
This window encodes:
- the deoB gene encoding phosphopentomutase, which encodes MLFKRVHLIVMDSVGIGESPDAAQFGDLGSDTLGHIAEVAGLTIPHLEQLGLGDIRPLKGVQEVKDNQGYYTKLEEVSVGKDTMTGHWEIMGLNIQTPFRVFPDGFPTELLKKIEDFSGRKVVCNKPYSGTAVIDDFGEHQMKTGDLIVYTSADPVLQIAAHEEIIPLEELYRICQYVRDITLEDPYMIGRIIARPYLGTPGNFKRTSNRHDYALNPFGKTVLNELKDAGKDVIAIGKINDIYNGEGITEAIRTKSNMDGVDQLLKVMKQDFNGLSFLNLVDFDALYGHRRDVKGYAEAIEAFDQRLPEILAALNEDDLVLITADHGNDPTAPGTDHTREYVPLLAYSPGMKSHGPLTQGHYADIGATIAENFAVKDTGFGTSFLAELN
- a CDS encoding DUF441 domain-containing protein gives rise to the protein MFESWLFLAIILGIGIVAKNQSLIIATAVVLVLKLIPQTDKWMEAIQTKGINWGVTVITISILIPIATGQIGFRELLNAFKSPLGWIAVICGVGVSLLSSKGVGLLAASPEVTVALVFGTIMGVVLFKGVAAGPVIAAGLTYCILQVLQISPK
- a CDS encoding CvfB family protein, whose protein sequence is MNESLGRIVTGMVTDENDKAYFIQKDGVTYRLKKTEKMNYQLGDTVEGFAYVAMNKDFMMTQEIPKVRVGHYAWGTVIETRKDLGVFVDIGLPDKEMVVSLDELPTEKRLWPKKGDQLMIAIQVDQKDRMWGTLAEESIFQSMARKGELEELNNKNIVGTAFRLKLVGTYILTEDNYLGFIHPSERKDEPRLGEVVNGRVIGVRPDGLLNISLMPRAFEAIGDDAGMLLAILERTQTGSFPYTDKSDPQAIQERFGISKGQFKRALGNLMKQRRIVQQNGETILVEALNENED
- a CDS encoding purine-nucleoside phosphorylase; this translates as MTLTLQEKITEATDFIKAQGIGEIEFGLILGSGLGELGDEVEDAIAIKYDGIPYFPVSTVEGHAGQLVYGTLGEKKVLAMQGRFHYYEGYSLEEVTFPIRVMKALGIHSVIVTNAAGGINTSFSQGELMMITDHINYTGVNPLIGPNDSTMGPRFTDMSQAYDVAYQAIVRDVAKKMDLDLKEGVYIGYTGPTYETPAEIRMSRVMGADAVGMSTVPEVIVAAHAGLRVIGVSCITNLAAGMQATLNHAEVVETTERVKGTFKALIKNVLQAV
- a CDS encoding Fur family transcriptional regulator, producing MKTTESPLLKIKNQLHSAGFKLTPQREATVAVLLENEKDHLSAEEVYMLVKDKSPDIGLATVYRTLEILTELNIVNKISFNDGLARYDVRKEGAKHFHHHLLCIECGNIEEVHDDLLEDIERVVESRFHFIVKDHRLTFHGVCENCQQKNSTANQTKESNK
- the xerD gene encoding site-specific tyrosine recombinase XerD, giving the protein MEEDLQEYLRFLTIERGLSKNTVESYHRDLAHYLTYLQENEIANWNQIDRYFVLSFLQQLKDEQKAAGTIIRMVSSLRKFHQFLKQERLSEVDPMLHIDTPKKAQTLPKILSMKEVEQLIETPDDNTTLGLRDRAMLEVMYATGLRVTELIELKLTDLHLSLGLIQTIGKGDKERIIPLGDLAIKWIENYLKYSRTKLEKPGKRVPYLFLNHHGRGFTRQGIWKNLKQLVKQAGIEKDVTPHTLRHSFATHLLENGADLRVVQELLGHADISTTQIYTHITKQRMTQVYKAYHPRA
- a CDS encoding response regulator transcription factor gives rise to the protein MDYTILIVENDMEISELVSESLFKEGYHIKLASDIETALLEFKHQIPDLIVLDIRIPKQGGVYFLKKIREISNIPVLLMSSKKDCRDQNYTFDIGESRWLEKPFSTHQLLSHVKKLLNKYYKNREKIIKTEQVIGELQLDFNNYVVIKNGRNLNLTLTEFKIFVLFISFPDQIFTKAQIYQQVWQEEYFGDENVINVHIRRLREKIENVPSKPQYIKTIWGVGYKLGDIE